The Flammeovirgaceae bacterium genome contains a region encoding:
- a CDS encoding nitrous oxide reductase accessory protein NosL, whose protein sequence is MRVEVLAVIGAVVITACSVKPEPINYGQDNCHLCKMTIMDKKFGAEVVTTKGKVFKFDDVNCMVNFLNSGYLEERDVAFRLVTDYSQPGKLIAADEAFFIKSPDIRSPMAGQVASFETDERKNEFKKQWSNSIYLTWGELTTQYK, encoded by the coding sequence ATGAGAGTTGAAGTACTTGCAGTAATTGGCGCTGTTGTGATTACAGCCTGTTCCGTAAAGCCTGAGCCTATCAACTACGGTCAGGATAATTGTCATTTATGTAAAATGACTATTATGGATAAAAAGTTTGGAGCTGAAGTAGTGACCACCAAAGGCAAAGTTTTCAAATTTGACGATGTAAACTGCATGGTTAATTTTCTGAACTCCGGTTACCTCGAAGAACGCGATGTTGCTTTTAGATTGGTAACGGATTACAGCCAGCCGGGTAAACTTATTGCTGCCGATGAAGCCTTCTTCATCAAATCACCGGACATCCGAAGCCCCATGGCCGGCCAGGTGGCTTCGTTTGAAACCGATGAGCGCAAAAATGAATTTAAGAAACAATGGAGCAACAGCATTTATTTAACCTGGGGCGAACTAACCACACAGTATAAATAA
- a CDS encoding redoxin family protein, producing MRRCLLFVVCFFAVACVATAQHKESHPSGKTVTFITTPVAGFDSLLAQFRGTPVFVDIWATWCQPCRREFRHLGYLQQLANQNKIILLYVSGDKDADEAKWKRVVTENNLHGYHLRANQSLKLDIIKRFSRPLKSSGERALIYPTYLLIDADGRVVNANASKPSDTEALKRQLSKVLR from the coding sequence ATGAGAAGGTGCTTGCTTTTTGTGGTATGTTTTTTTGCGGTAGCCTGTGTGGCTACGGCTCAGCACAAAGAAAGCCACCCGTCTGGCAAGACCGTTACCTTCATCACGACACCGGTGGCCGGCTTCGATTCGTTACTGGCGCAGTTCAGGGGCACACCGGTTTTTGTGGATATCTGGGCTACCTGGTGCCAGCCCTGCAGGCGCGAATTCCGGCATTTGGGGTATCTTCAGCAACTGGCCAATCAAAATAAAATTATCCTGCTGTATGTTTCCGGAGATAAGGATGCGGATGAGGCGAAGTGGAAACGGGTTGTTACCGAAAATAACCTGCACGGTTACCACCTCCGGGCAAATCAATCACTTAAACTGGATATCATAAAACGATTTTCCAGACCCTTGAAAAGTTCTGGCGAACGGGCATTAATATACCCCACTTATTTACTTATCGATGCCGATGGAAGGGTGGTTAATGCCAATGCCTCAAAGCCAAGCGATACGGAAGCGTTGAAAAGGCAGTTGAGCAAGGTGTTGAGGTGA
- a CDS encoding exo-alpha-sialidase — MSKITSLPVLLLLLACSVNDKSFTIEFLPSPAGNNAGEPYLFTDPAGDVLLSWIETNDTIHQLRYSRWNGQQWNEPVTIASSSNWFVNWADYPMIVSNGRENLMAAFLEKSSDEKFSYDVKITASSNGITWGDPTMLHDDGKYAEHGFVSLVPQGDQVFISWLDGRNTVSDKPEQTGHDHHGQMTLRAALLSNKGAKAHEWELDNRVCDCCQTTAAITANGPVVIYRDRSHQEIRDIYIVRWVNGSWTAPKPVYADNWNISGCPVNGPRCEAIGNTLAVAWFTMANDNPAVKVSFSDDAGETFSIPVQLSQSETIGRVDLVLLNESTAVVSWMEGSEIKVATVNRSGQVEAITSIAKSSEARSSGFPQLTKAGAGLLMAWTDSNTKTIRTAALGLK; from the coding sequence ATGTCAAAAATTACGTCACTACCTGTTCTTCTGCTTCTTCTGGCCTGTTCTGTAAACGATAAGTCATTTACGATTGAGTTCCTTCCTTCACCGGCCGGAAACAACGCGGGCGAACCGTACCTGTTTACTGACCCGGCAGGTGATGTTTTGCTTTCATGGATTGAAACAAACGATACGATCCACCAACTGCGGTATTCCCGGTGGAACGGGCAGCAATGGAATGAACCGGTTACCATTGCCAGTAGCAGCAATTGGTTTGTAAACTGGGCCGATTATCCGATGATTGTTTCAAATGGCCGCGAAAACCTGATGGCCGCATTTCTGGAAAAAAGCAGCGATGAGAAATTCTCCTATGATGTAAAAATCACCGCCTCTTCCAATGGTATTACCTGGGGCGATCCAACTATGCTCCATGATGACGGAAAATATGCTGAACACGGATTCGTTTCGCTGGTGCCTCAGGGCGACCAGGTTTTTATCAGTTGGCTGGATGGACGAAATACGGTAAGCGACAAGCCTGAACAAACCGGCCACGACCACCACGGGCAAATGACCTTGCGGGCTGCGTTGCTGAGCAACAAGGGAGCTAAAGCACATGAATGGGAACTCGACAACCGCGTGTGCGACTGTTGCCAGACTACGGCTGCGATTACAGCCAACGGTCCGGTGGTGATTTACCGCGATCGCTCGCACCAGGAGATTCGCGACATCTACATCGTACGGTGGGTAAATGGAAGTTGGACAGCGCCCAAACCGGTTTATGCTGATAACTGGAACATCAGCGGCTGCCCGGTTAACGGCCCGCGTTGCGAAGCTATAGGCAATACATTGGCCGTGGCCTGGTTTACCATGGCAAATGACAATCCTGCGGTGAAGGTGTCTTTTTCAGATGATGCCGGAGAAACATTTTCAATTCCCGTTCAGTTAAGCCAAAGCGAAACCATCGGCCGGGTTGATTTGGTGCTGCTCAATGAGAGTACTGCGGTTGTTAGCTGGATGGAAGGATCGGAAATTAAAGTGGCAACGGTTAACCGAAGCGGACAGGTGGAGGCTATAACATCAATTGCTAAATCATCGGAAGCCCGTTCCAGCGGATTTCCTCAATTAACCAAAGCCGGAGCTGGCTTATTGATGGCCTGGACTGACAGCAATACAAAAACAATCCGTACAGCTGCACTTGGTTTGAAATAA
- a CDS encoding nitrous oxide reductase family maturation protein NosD, with protein MNPLKFYIALVLCLAGIPVSAKRIIVNPGGPVKSVNLAISLAAAGDTILVKSGIYREGNITINKPLVFIGEGRPVLDGEMKHEVFTINADGVSISGFRIINSGVSSVKDLAGIGAINTDRLVIRNNEFAETFFGIHISNSRNSIIENNRLLVSARSEYEIGNGIHLWQSTQATIRNNYVSGHRDGIYFEFVTSSRIEGNTCERNQRYGLHFMFSHDDEYHRNSFRENGAGVAVMYTRNVTMTYNLFEKNWGNSVYGLLLKDISDSKVTNNRFVQNTIAVYMEGTSRTEFSENIFTSNGWGIRLQASCDANTFTRNNFTRNTFDFATNGTLVLNTINGNYWDKYQGYDLNKDGIGDVPYRPVNMYTMVVERIPTAVLLWRSFLVFLLDRAEKVFPAVTPENLKDEYPNLRPHDFNT; from the coding sequence ATGAACCCGTTAAAATTCTATATTGCACTTGTACTATGTCTTGCCGGTATACCGGTTAGCGCAAAAAGAATAATCGTTAATCCGGGTGGTCCGGTTAAGTCGGTTAACCTGGCTATATCACTTGCCGCAGCAGGCGATACCATACTGGTTAAATCCGGTATTTACCGCGAGGGAAACATCACCATCAACAAACCATTGGTATTTATTGGGGAAGGAAGGCCTGTACTGGATGGCGAAATGAAACATGAGGTATTTACTATAAATGCCGATGGTGTTAGTATTTCAGGATTTCGCATCATCAATTCAGGGGTTTCCAGTGTGAAAGACCTTGCCGGCATTGGTGCTATCAATACCGACCGGTTGGTTATCCGTAATAATGAGTTTGCCGAAACTTTTTTTGGCATCCACATCTCAAACAGCCGCAACAGCATTATCGAAAACAACAGGCTTCTGGTGAGTGCGCGAAGCGAATACGAGATAGGCAATGGCATTCATTTATGGCAAAGCACCCAGGCTACCATTCGCAATAATTACGTTAGCGGCCACCGCGATGGTATTTATTTTGAATTTGTTACCAGTTCACGCATTGAAGGTAACACGTGCGAGCGCAACCAGCGCTATGGTTTGCATTTTATGTTCTCGCATGATGACGAGTACCACCGGAATAGTTTCAGGGAGAACGGTGCCGGTGTTGCTGTGATGTACACCCGCAATGTAACCATGACGTACAACCTGTTTGAAAAGAACTGGGGCAACAGTGTGTATGGATTACTGCTCAAAGACATCAGCGACAGCAAAGTAACCAACAACCGATTTGTTCAAAACACCATTGCTGTTTACATGGAGGGCACCAGCCGTACCGAATTTTCAGAAAACATTTTTACATCAAATGGCTGGGGAATACGGCTGCAGGCCAGTTGCGATGCCAATACATTTACACGGAATAATTTTACCCGCAATACGTTTGATTTTGCCACCAACGGAACATTGGTGCTGAATACCATAAACGGCAATTACTGGGATAAATATCAGGGCTACGACCTGAATAAAGACGGCATTGGCGATGTGCCCTACCGCCCCGTAAACATGTACACGATGGTGGTTGAACGCATTCCTACCGCGGTATTATTATGGCGCAGTTTTCTGGTATTTCTGCTCGATCGGGCCGAAAAAGTATTTCCTGCGGTAACACCCGAAAACCTGAAAGACGAATATCCTAACTTGCGACCGCATGATTTCAATACGTAA
- a CDS encoding ABC transporter ATP-binding protein codes for MISIRNVVKTFGKLRALDGVTVDFHPGKSYALIGPNGSGKTTLIKSVLGMVIPTSGDIVVDKEPVKNHWHYREKIGYMPQIGRYPDNMRIGQLFEMMRNIRKNPPLPDEELIDAFRLHQIIDKRMHTLSGGTRQKVSAALAFMFNPPILFLDEPTAGLDPVSVELLKDKIQKEKEAGRLLIITSHIMSDLDDLATEVVYLQEGRIRYNNTIEELKDITGEGKLGKAMAKMIRGLEHEKQSKHPPVSPLEGGTGSVRIKTG; via the coding sequence ATGATTTCAATACGTAACGTAGTTAAAACCTTCGGCAAGCTCAGGGCCCTGGATGGCGTTACGGTTGATTTCCATCCGGGTAAATCGTATGCATTAATCGGGCCGAACGGTTCAGGGAAAACAACCCTTATCAAAAGCGTGCTGGGCATGGTCATCCCCACTTCGGGCGATATCGTGGTGGATAAGGAGCCCGTAAAAAATCACTGGCACTACCGCGAAAAAATCGGGTATATGCCGCAGATTGGCCGCTACCCCGACAACATGCGCATCGGGCAGTTGTTCGAAATGATGCGCAACATCCGTAAAAACCCGCCTCTGCCGGATGAAGAATTAATAGATGCTTTCCGGTTGCATCAGATTATAGATAAACGCATGCACACCCTGTCGGGTGGCACGCGCCAGAAGGTGAGTGCAGCGCTGGCATTTATGTTTAACCCGCCCATATTGTTTTTAGATGAACCGACTGCCGGGCTTGACCCGGTATCGGTAGAATTACTGAAAGATAAAATTCAAAAAGAAAAAGAAGCCGGCCGGCTGTTGATCATCACCTCGCACATTATGAGCGACCTGGATGATTTGGCTACCGAAGTGGTGTACCTGCAGGAGGGCAGGATACGCTACAACAACACCATTGAAGAATTAAAAGACATTACCGGTGAGGGCAAACTTGGCAAAGCCATGGCGAAGATGATCAGAGGATTGGAACATGAGAAACAATCAAAACACCCCCCTGTGTCCCCCCTCGAGGGGGGAACGGGGAGTGTCAGAATAAAGACCGGATAA
- a CDS encoding group III truncated hemoglobin → MEAAKNDIKTRTDVKLLVDSFYEKVKADELLAPVFAHVNWPHHLPVMYNFWSSVLFGDLTYSGNPLTKHLPLKIRPEHFTRWLELFTKTVDEHFEGSNAKEAKSRANSVAQLFQYKMGLLKT, encoded by the coding sequence ATGGAAGCCGCCAAAAACGATATTAAAACCCGTACTGATGTAAAGTTGCTGGTAGACAGCTTTTATGAAAAAGTAAAAGCCGATGAACTGCTGGCCCCGGTGTTCGCGCATGTTAACTGGCCGCATCATTTGCCCGTCATGTACAATTTCTGGTCATCGGTGTTGTTTGGCGACCTGACCTACAGCGGCAACCCGCTGACCAAGCACCTGCCATTAAAAATCAGACCGGAGCACTTTACCCGCTGGCTGGAGCTATTCACCAAAACAGTTGATGAACACTTTGAGGGCTCCAATGCCAAGGAGGCCAAAAGCAGGGCTAACTCGGTAGCGCAGTTGTTTCAATATAAAATGGGACTTTTAAAAACCTGA
- a CDS encoding NAD(P)H-binding protein, whose product MTSDKQILVTGGTGKLGTVLVAQLLKNNFRFEVLTSKKTESAPPSFSLVYGNLVNGEGLENALRGVELIIHCASNFFDHESIDVAGTQKLIDNLDRASVNLLIYVSIVGVNKIPLPYYKSKRKAELIIQQSGFPYLILRFTQFHDFVLHLLDGFEQQSTALPYFEIPDKLQFQSISMDDATATILSTIKSTHKGIIETGGPEILPLNKMAETYLLFKRNHKKLKTFEATDELHKAFTGGKNLTANKLTGGITWEMFLEQNPALVF is encoded by the coding sequence ATGACTTCTGATAAACAAATACTCGTTACAGGAGGAACAGGTAAATTGGGTACCGTGCTTGTTGCGCAGTTATTAAAAAATAATTTTCGATTTGAAGTGCTGACTTCGAAAAAAACTGAAAGCGCACCACCATCATTTTCGTTAGTTTATGGAAACCTTGTAAATGGGGAGGGCCTGGAAAATGCGCTCAGGGGAGTTGAGTTGATAATCCATTGCGCTAGCAATTTCTTTGACCATGAAAGCATAGATGTTGCCGGCACGCAAAAACTTATTGACAACCTTGATAGGGCATCTGTTAATCTGCTTATTTATGTTTCCATTGTTGGGGTTAATAAAATTCCGCTGCCATACTACAAGTCAAAGAGAAAAGCAGAGTTGATAATTCAGCAATCAGGATTTCCCTATCTTATACTGCGGTTCACCCAGTTCCACGACTTTGTTTTGCACTTACTCGATGGCTTTGAACAACAAAGCACCGCATTACCTTATTTCGAAATTCCTGACAAACTTCAGTTTCAGTCCATCAGCATGGATGATGCAACCGCAACTATTCTGTCAACTATTAAATCAACACATAAAGGAATAATTGAAACAGGCGGACCAGAAATACTACCGTTGAACAAAATGGCAGAAACATATTTGCTTTTCAAAAGGAACCATAAAAAATTAAAGACATTTGAAGCCACCGATGAATTACACAAAGCATTTACAGGAGGAAAAAATCTGACTGCAAATAAATTGACAGGCGGCATTACCTGGGAAATGTTTTTAGAGCAAAATCCCGCTTTGGTATTCTGA
- a CDS encoding mechanosensitive ion channel, whose protein sequence is MEPLHLKIIETVLVLVGLVILSLIIKGTIRRIGNRYHLQKDRAAFIIKIVSIGLYVAAGVTLLFIWGVDQNELVLFLSSFVAILGIALFAQWSMLSNVTASILLFVSHPAKVGDSISILDKDYPLTGTIKDIGAFFVTVETEANEVVTIPNSLLFQKMIKVIAKH, encoded by the coding sequence ATGGAACCCCTTCATCTTAAAATCATCGAAACGGTACTTGTACTGGTAGGGCTTGTTATCCTTAGTTTGATCATCAAAGGAACAATCCGGAGGATCGGCAACCGCTACCACCTGCAGAAAGACCGCGCTGCCTTTATTATTAAAATCGTATCCATCGGGCTGTATGTTGCGGCAGGTGTAACCCTGTTGTTCATCTGGGGTGTTGACCAGAACGAACTCGTGTTGTTCCTGTCGTCTTTTGTGGCCATTCTGGGCATTGCCCTGTTTGCCCAATGGTCTATGCTCTCAAACGTTACGGCCAGCATTTTACTTTTTGTGAGTCATCCGGCCAAAGTTGGCGACAGCATCAGCATACTCGACAAGGACTACCCGCTTACCGGAACCATTAAAGACATCGGGGCCTTTTTTGTAACAGTTGAAACAGAGGCAAACGAAGTTGTTACCATACCCAACTCGTTGTTGTTTCAAAAGATGATTAAGGTTATTGCGAAGCACTAA
- a CDS encoding ABC transporter permease subunit, with amino-acid sequence MPRVIKYVFYDILRTRFILLYTLFLLVSTIAMFQLDTDTGKVILSLMNIVLMVVPLVSIVFSTIHFFNSYEFIELLLAQPVNRRIIFLGEYFAVVFSLCSAFVAGVGIPMVFYEADVSGFTLVYSGIMLTLVFVSLAFLSSVVTRDKAKAIGIALLFWFYFSLIYDGLLMWIIYTFMDYPLEKITLALVSLNPVDLARILMLLQLDISALMGYTGAFYKEFFGSNLGLIFSSLVLLVWIVVPVWGALRIFIRKDL; translated from the coding sequence ATGCCCCGTGTAATCAAATACGTTTTCTACGACATCCTGCGCACGCGGTTTATCCTGCTGTACACGTTATTTCTGTTGGTAAGTACCATCGCCATGTTTCAGCTCGATACCGATACGGGCAAAGTTATTTTAAGTCTGATGAACATTGTGCTGATGGTGGTTCCGCTGGTGAGCATTGTGTTCAGCACCATCCACTTTTTTAATTCCTACGAGTTTATAGAGTTGCTGCTGGCGCAACCCGTTAACCGCAGAATCATTTTTCTGGGTGAATATTTCGCGGTAGTCTTTTCACTTTGTTCTGCTTTTGTAGCTGGCGTGGGCATTCCCATGGTTTTTTATGAAGCCGATGTAAGCGGGTTTACGCTGGTCTATTCCGGCATTATGCTTACGCTGGTGTTCGTTTCGCTGGCATTTCTTTCATCTGTAGTTACACGCGATAAGGCCAAAGCCATTGGCATAGCCTTGCTATTCTGGTTTTACTTTTCGTTGATCTACGATGGGCTGCTCATGTGGATTATTTATACCTTCATGGATTACCCGTTGGAGAAAATTACCCTTGCCCTTGTTTCGCTTAACCCGGTTGACCTGGCCCGTATCCTTATGCTGCTGCAACTGGATATTTCGGCACTGATGGGTTACACAGGCGCATTTTATAAAGAGTTTTTTGGAAGTAACCTCGGCCTGATCTTTTCTTCGCTGGTGTTGCTGGTGTGGATTGTTGTTCCGGTATGGGGCGCATTGCGTATTTTTATCCGAAAGGATTTATAG
- a CDS encoding DUF2200 domain-containing protein translates to MKATAAHDERIAKMAFASVYPHYLTKVEKKGRTKEELHQVIKWLTGFDDKKLQKLITEKATFEIFFQQARLNPNARLITGVICGYRVEEIKNPLTQQVRYLDKLVEELAKGRSMDKILRST, encoded by the coding sequence ATGAAAGCAACAGCTGCGCACGATGAGCGAATTGCAAAAATGGCATTCGCTTCGGTATATCCGCATTATCTCACAAAAGTGGAAAAAAAAGGCCGGACAAAAGAAGAACTGCACCAGGTGATTAAGTGGCTAACCGGTTTTGACGACAAAAAACTGCAGAAGCTCATTACCGAGAAAGCAACCTTCGAAATATTCTTTCAACAGGCCCGGCTTAACCCCAACGCCCGCCTGATTACCGGGGTCATCTGCGGGTACCGGGTAGAAGAAATCAAAAACCCCTTAACCCAACAGGTGCGCTACCTCGATAAGCTGGTGGAGGAACTGGCAAAAGGAAGGAGCATGGATAAGATTTTGCGTAGCACCTGA
- a CDS encoding DUF1801 domain-containing protein — protein MNTSRVKHGNVERYIAAFPVPVQEILKKIRAAIRKAAPGATERISYGMPFYEYGGRGYAGRLIYFAAFKKHISLFITPRHNETIPSAMKKYHVSKATYQFALNEPVPFSLIEKTVKNLVSQRDNQRPESKPAVSTSKKQMQPFSQAIRKYNSQLTPSEAAVCNLLAQEITNGLPDAENKIWHAHPVWFLAGNPIVGYSKQKKGIRLMFWSGAGFEEDKLNVRGEKFKDASVFYNTSSEVNAKDLQRWLKKARLIQWDYKNLVKRKGRLERLL, from the coding sequence ATGAATACCAGCCGGGTGAAGCATGGAAATGTTGAGCGTTATATAGCCGCCTTTCCGGTGCCTGTACAGGAAATCCTTAAAAAAATCAGAGCGGCCATACGAAAAGCCGCGCCCGGAGCAACCGAGCGCATTAGTTACGGGATGCCGTTCTACGAGTATGGCGGAAGAGGCTATGCCGGCCGGCTGATTTATTTTGCCGCCTTTAAAAAGCACATCAGCCTGTTCATTACACCACGCCACAACGAAACAATACCCTCAGCGATGAAAAAATATCATGTATCAAAAGCAACGTATCAGTTTGCCTTAAACGAGCCTGTTCCGTTTTCGCTGATTGAAAAAACCGTAAAAAACCTTGTAAGCCAACGCGACAACCAACGCCCGGAAAGTAAACCGGCCGTTTCAACATCAAAAAAACAAATGCAGCCATTCAGTCAGGCAATTCGAAAATACAACAGCCAATTAACCCCATCAGAAGCAGCAGTTTGCAATTTACTGGCACAGGAAATCACGAATGGATTGCCCGATGCAGAAAACAAAATCTGGCACGCACACCCGGTGTGGTTTTTAGCCGGCAATCCGATAGTGGGGTACAGCAAACAGAAAAAAGGCATCCGGCTTATGTTTTGGAGCGGTGCCGGTTTTGAAGAAGATAAATTGAACGTACGCGGAGAAAAATTTAAGGATGCCTCTGTTTTCTATAACACTTCTTCGGAAGTTAATGCAAAGGATTTGCAACGCTGGCTTAAAAAAGCACGGCTCATTCAATGGGATTATAAGAACCTGGTAAAAAGAAAAGGACGACTGGAACGACTTCTGTAA
- the nosZ gene encoding Sec-dependent nitrous-oxide reductase gives MKHNRISLFIVLGLALYALNGCKPKGPAGVTTGDAASKVYVAPGQYDEFYNLVSGGFNGQMAVYGLPSGRLFRNIPVFSVDPTSGYGYSEETKAMLNTSHGFVPWDDLHHPAISTTKGEHDGRWVFGNANNTPRIARIDLATFRTEEIIEIPNSGGNHSSPFITENTEYVVAGTRFSVPLGENRDVPISSYKENFKGSISFIKVNPETGRMNIEFQLRTPGFNYDLSRAGKGPSHGWFFFSCYNTEQAYTLLEVNASRNDKDFIMAVNWKKAEEYLAAGKGKKEKVRYAHNVYDHKKHMATSTIMEEVTVLDVMELPDIVYFIPCPKSPHGCDVDPTGEYIVGSGKLAAVMPVFSFGKIQTAIANKDYEGDFAGIPIIKYESALHGEVKKPGLGPLHTEFDANGNAYTSFFVSSEIVKWNVKSLQVLDRVPTYYSIGHLCVPGGPTAKPHGKYVIAYNKITKDRYLPTGPELTQSAQLYSIDGDKMQLLLDFPTIGEPHYAEAIPASLIKDRSVKIFPIEENEHPYAAKGEKMARVERKGNDVHVYMTAIRSHLTPDNIEGIRVGDNVYFHVTNLEQDWDVPHGFAVKGATNAEILIMPGETQTLLWKPLKAGVYPFYCTDFCSALHQEMQGYARVSPAGATTPLKFSTGETASQK, from the coding sequence ATGAAACATAACCGAATATCATTATTTATAGTGCTGGGCCTGGCGCTCTATGCGTTAAACGGCTGTAAGCCGAAAGGTCCTGCCGGTGTAACTACAGGCGATGCCGCTTCGAAAGTATATGTGGCTCCCGGCCAGTATGATGAATTTTACAACCTGGTTTCCGGTGGCTTTAACGGCCAGATGGCTGTTTACGGTCTGCCTTCAGGCCGGTTGTTCCGCAACATACCGGTTTTCTCCGTTGACCCCACCAGTGGTTACGGGTACAGCGAAGAAACCAAGGCCATGCTCAACACTTCGCACGGTTTTGTACCCTGGGACGATTTACACCACCCGGCTATTTCCACCACCAAAGGTGAGCACGATGGCCGCTGGGTATTTGGCAATGCCAACAATACACCCCGCATAGCCCGCATCGACCTGGCCACTTTCCGCACGGAAGAGATTATTGAAATCCCCAACAGTGGTGGTAACCACTCCTCTCCGTTCATTACGGAAAACACCGAGTATGTTGTTGCCGGCACACGCTTTAGCGTGCCGCTTGGCGAAAACCGCGATGTGCCCATCAGTTCGTATAAAGAAAATTTCAAGGGTTCCATCAGTTTTATTAAGGTAAATCCGGAAACGGGACGCATGAACATTGAGTTTCAGTTGCGCACACCCGGTTTCAATTACGATTTAAGCCGGGCCGGTAAAGGCCCGTCACACGGCTGGTTCTTCTTCTCGTGCTACAACACCGAACAAGCTTACACGCTGCTCGAGGTAAACGCTTCGCGTAACGATAAGGACTTTATTATGGCGGTGAACTGGAAGAAGGCAGAAGAATACTTAGCAGCCGGTAAAGGCAAAAAAGAAAAAGTGCGCTATGCCCACAATGTGTACGATCATAAGAAACACATGGCTACCAGTACCATCATGGAAGAAGTAACCGTGCTGGATGTTATGGAACTGCCTGATATAGTTTATTTCATCCCATGCCCCAAATCGCCTCACGGCTGCGATGTTGACCCTACAGGCGAATATATTGTGGGCAGCGGTAAACTGGCTGCCGTAATGCCGGTATTCTCGTTCGGTAAAATACAAACGGCCATTGCCAATAAAGATTATGAAGGTGATTTTGCCGGCATCCCGATTATCAAGTACGAATCGGCCCTGCATGGCGAAGTGAAGAAGCCCGGCCTGGGCCCGCTCCACACCGAGTTTGATGCCAATGGTAATGCCTACACCTCGTTTTTTGTTTCATCCGAAATTGTGAAGTGGAATGTCAAGTCGCTTCAGGTGCTCGATCGCGTACCTACTTACTACTCCATTGGTCACCTGTGTGTACCGGGCGGCCCTACCGCCAAACCGCATGGCAAGTATGTTATCGCGTACAACAAAATTACCAAAGACCGCTACCTGCCTACGGGTCCGGAGTTAACACAAAGTGCTCAACTATACTCAATCGATGGCGATAAAATGCAGTTGCTGCTCGACTTCCCCACGATTGGCGAGCCGCACTATGCCGAAGCCATTCCGGCCAGTTTAATTAAAGACCGGTCGGTAAAGATTTTCCCGATTGAGGAAAACGAACATCCTTATGCCGCCAAAGGCGAGAAGATGGCCCGTGTTGAACGCAAAGGCAATGATGTGCACGTGTACATGACAGCCATCCGTTCGCACCTCACCCCCGATAACATTGAAGGCATCCGCGTTGGCGATAACGTGTACTTCCACGTTACCAACCTGGAGCAGGACTGGGATGTACCGCATGGCTTTGCTGTAAAAGGCGCTACCAATGCCGAAATTTTGATTATGCCGGGCGAAACCCAAACCCTGTTGTGGAAGCCGCTGAAGGCCGGAGTATATCCGTTCTACTGCACCGACTTCTGCTCGGCTTTACATCAGGAGATGCAGGGGTATGCCCGTGTATCGCCTGCCGGAGCAACTACGCCATTGAAATTTTCAACCGGAGAAACTGCCAGTCAGAAATAG
- a CDS encoding fasciclin domain-containing protein, whose protein sequence is MKKLLVLPVILLLACTQQPSGSAEVASAPLPGGQSNVKDETSKPDVVRIAVNSNVHKTLVAALKAADYVDALSNAGPFTVFAPTDDAFAKLPAGTVDNLVKPENKETLQNILEYHVYVGNIREDQIQDGMTLNQVNLQNVTLNKSADGKITINGVNVIGSVSASNGTVYVIDGVLLPPDKK, encoded by the coding sequence ATGAAAAAACTATTAGTTCTTCCTGTCATACTTCTGCTGGCCTGTACACAGCAGCCTTCCGGAAGTGCCGAAGTCGCCTCTGCTCCGCTGCCGGGTGGGCAATCCAATGTAAAAGATGAAACATCAAAACCTGATGTCGTTCGCATTGCGGTTAATTCCAATGTTCACAAAACCCTGGTGGCTGCTTTAAAAGCAGCCGACTATGTTGATGCGCTGTCCAATGCCGGACCGTTTACCGTTTTTGCCCCCACTGACGATGCGTTTGCCAAGTTGCCGGCTGGTACGGTTGATAACCTGGTGAAACCTGAAAACAAAGAAACACTTCAGAACATCCTGGAGTACCATGTGTACGTAGGCAACATCCGTGAAGATCAGATTCAGGATGGGATGACACTCAACCAGGTCAACTTGCAGAATGTAACGCTGAACAAATCGGCTGACGGTAAAATAACCATTAACGGTGTTAATGTTATCGGCTCGGTAAGTGCAAGCAACGGCACTGTTTACGTAATTGATGGCGTACTGCTCCCTCCGGATAAGAAATAA